Proteins from one Chroococcidiopsis sp. CCMEE 29 genomic window:
- a CDS encoding DUF5331 domain-containing protein encodes MNIEPLRHSLKVKWLLYYQQNRHWLVQLRVWDTYQEQRRPLSSFILATVSNLEPEITELLPFIMALNSNPDEILAALGLNFDPDKELQSMTEVIAVAETNGNSDRPPEDGNEPMETLNGDETNPSENVLSVMLPRDEGEVIPALSTQTSNLSAAVDKPLSSTGKLNHVGLVLSILAIISSLAIVFVGFIG; translated from the coding sequence GTGAATATCGAGCCTTTGCGTCATTCTTTAAAGGTTAAGTGGCTGCTTTACTACCAACAGAATCGGCACTGGTTGGTACAATTACGAGTTTGGGACACCTATCAAGAGCAGCGCCGTCCTTTGTCGAGTTTCATCTTAGCAACTGTGTCTAACCTGGAACCCGAAATTACCGAACTGCTGCCTTTTATCATGGCTCTAAATAGTAATCCCGACGAGATTCTAGCTGCCTTGGGTCTCAACTTCGATCCCGACAAGGAGTTGCAGTCAATGACAGAAGTGATAGCTGTGGCTGAGACAAACGGTAATAGCGATCGTCCGCCAGAGGATGGCAATGAGCCAATGGAGACTCTGAATGGGGATGAAACTAACCCTAGTGAAAATGTTTTGTCTGTAATGTTGCCTAGAGACGAGGGTGAAGTTATTCCAGCACTTTCTACCCAGACGAGCAATCTTTCAGCAGCAGTAGATAAACCATTGAGTAGCACAGGCAAACTTAATCATGTCGGACTAGTGCTGTCAATTCTGGCAATAATTAGCTCTCTAGCAATTGTGTTTGTGGGTTTTATCGGCTAG
- a CDS encoding helix-turn-helix transcriptional regulator produces MKIEDIYHFFENPPPIYLTQEEAVCYILSVLLRGESYGTELMQQLEREYPDHRLSDTVLYSALKFLEEEEAVNSYWKRVAGRGRARRMYQLRQQWQSEAQKLAHLWQTSTAVQKNQN; encoded by the coding sequence ATGAAAATTGAGGATATCTATCACTTTTTTGAAAACCCACCGCCAATTTATTTAACTCAGGAAGAAGCGGTGTGCTATATCCTTTCAGTTTTGCTCCGGGGAGAGTCTTACGGTACGGAGCTAATGCAGCAATTGGAGAGGGAATATCCAGACCATCGGCTGTCTGATACTGTCCTGTATAGTGCGTTGAAATTTCTTGAAGAAGAAGAGGCAGTCAACAGTTACTGGAAAAGAGTCGCAGGACGCGGACGAGCCAGACGGATGTATCAGCTGCGTCAGCAGTGGCAATCCGAGGCGCAGAAGCTGGCTCATCTTTGGCAAACAAGCACTGCAGTGCAAAAAAACCAAAACTAA
- a CDS encoding IS110 family transposase — MKSLKQASYTGKEVFIGIDVHKKSYSVVARVDKEVIKKWTTVASPKELSQQLQKYFSGATIHSVYEAGFSGFALHRELVKYGIDNIVVHAAAIEVAANDRVKTDKRDAQKMAALLEAGRVRGNRIPTEQQEQRRMLTRTRQQLVEERTAIKNKIRMKFHQLGLIQYDENRPMSHKLVREIVDGTSSSELRIVIEAHWNIWRKLDEEICKLTQAIKEQAKTDPNEATYRSAPGVGPLSARILANELGDMSQFNNERQLFSFTGLTPAEYSSGDNIRRGHISRQGNSRLRGILVESAWRAIEKDTALGEFFERLYPRTGKKRAIVAVARKLIGRIRAAFHNQVNYQMEYRNSKALTTA; from the coding sequence ATGAAAAGCCTGAAACAAGCTTCATACACCGGAAAAGAAGTCTTCATCGGAATTGATGTTCACAAGAAAAGTTATTCAGTAGTCGCCAGAGTAGACAAAGAAGTAATCAAGAAATGGACAACAGTTGCTTCACCGAAAGAACTATCACAACAGCTGCAAAAATACTTTAGTGGAGCAACCATCCATTCTGTTTATGAAGCAGGGTTTTCAGGATTTGCGCTGCATCGAGAGTTAGTGAAATATGGGATTGACAACATCGTGGTTCATGCCGCTGCAATTGAAGTTGCTGCCAATGACCGAGTCAAGACAGACAAACGGGATGCTCAAAAAATGGCAGCTCTGCTTGAGGCGGGGCGAGTAAGAGGCAATCGCATTCCTACTGAGCAGCAAGAGCAACGGCGAATGCTAACGCGAACCCGACAACAGCTGGTTGAAGAACGAACCGCAATCAAAAATAAAATCAGAATGAAATTTCATCAACTGGGACTGATTCAGTATGACGAGAACCGACCGATGAGTCACAAACTGGTTCGGGAGATTGTTGATGGTACTTCATCCTCTGAGTTGAGAATTGTGATTGAAGCCCATTGGAACATCTGGAGGAAGTTAGACGAGGAGATTTGCAAGCTGACTCAAGCGATTAAGGAGCAAGCGAAGACAGACCCCAACGAAGCAACTTACCGTTCTGCACCTGGGGTAGGTCCACTCTCTGCTCGCATACTTGCCAATGAATTAGGTGATATGTCGCAATTCAACAATGAACGTCAACTGTTTTCCTTTACAGGGCTGACTCCCGCCGAATATTCTAGTGGCGATAACATCCGTCGAGGGCATATCAGTAGACAAGGCAATAGCCGCTTGAGAGGAATACTGGTAGAGAGCGCGTGGCGGGCGATTGAGAAAGATACAGCCTTAGGGGAGTTCTTTGAGAGACTCTATCCTCGCACTGGCAAAAAGCGAGCGATTGTTGCTGTTGCTAGAAAACTGATTGGTCGGATTCGGGCAGCTTTCCACAACCAAGTTAATTACCAGATGGAATATCGAAATTCTAAGGCTCTTACTACAGCTTAA
- a CDS encoding IS1 family transposase: MSENIISCPSCDCEQVVKNGFIHNGKQNFLCKSCGRQFVLNPKNKVIEQETKDLIDKLLLEKLPLAGIARVTGVSERWLQTYVNTLYRLIPKDVEVWPKKKGG, encoded by the coding sequence ATGTCAGAAAATATCATTTCCTGCCCAAGCTGTGATTGTGAGCAAGTAGTCAAAAACGGCTTCATTCATAATGGTAAACAGAATTTCTTGTGTAAAAGCTGTGGCAGACAATTTGTTCTAAATCCAAAGAACAAGGTAATTGAGCAGGAAACTAAAGATTTAATAGACAAGCTGCTGCTAGAAAAACTACCACTAGCTGGTATTGCTAGGGTTACTGGTGTATCAGAAAGATGGTTGCAGACATATGTCAATACCTTATACAGATTGATTCCAAAAGACGTAGAAGTTTGGCCCAAAAAAAAAGGCGGCTGA
- a CDS encoding Dabb family protein, giving the protein MPQVHHMVLLKFKQDVNDTAIAEVLQAVEELKQSIPGIDYCSSGAYSSPEGFNKGFTHGFLTTFESAVARDFYLPHPKHEIVKNALFAILEDAVAFDFVAE; this is encoded by the coding sequence ATGCCTCAAGTTCATCACATGGTACTGCTCAAATTTAAGCAAGATGTGAACGACACTGCGATCGCTGAAGTTCTGCAAGCAGTTGAGGAATTAAAGCAATCTATTCCCGGAATTGATTACTGTTCTAGCGGTGCTTATTCCAGTCCTGAGGGATTCAACAAAGGCTTTACGCATGGCTTTCTCACCACCTTTGAAAGTGCAGTAGCACGCGACTTTTATCTACCACATCCCAAGCACGAGATCGTTAAAAATGCCTTGTTTGCGATTCTCGAAGACGCTGTTGCGTTTGACTTTGTTGCTGAGTGA
- a CDS encoding IS630 family transposase (programmed frameshift), whose protein sequence is MPEKFIVNLNTEEREYLHQLTHKGKCPARVFKRAHILLLADEGHADETIAQMLHVGESTVHRTRQKCVDGGVKFALSEQPRPGGKRKLDGRAEAFLIATACSDAPTGQKRWTMQMLADRLVELQLVDSISDETVRRVLEKNDIKPWLNQQWCISQVNADFIWRMEEVLDLYEQPYNPCEPVVCFDERPVQLVSETRTPLPREPGKPKRYDYEYKREGTCNLFAFFQPLAQWRHIKVTDQRTAQDFALCMQYLVDVLFPFAHLIHVVLDNLNTHTPAALYQTFDAVEARRILEKLQFHYTPVHGSWLNMVELELSVLSGQCLERRIPSTEELSREVAAWEASRNQAQASVNWRFTNTQARIKLERLYPQPSLSESSLSKL, encoded by the exons ATGCCAGAAAAATTCATTGTCAACCTCAATACAGAAGAACGAGAATACTTGCATCAATTAACGCATAAGGGTAAATGTCCAGCTCGTGTGTTCAAGCGAGCACATATCCTGTTGCTTGCCGATGAAGGACATGCTGATGAAACAATTGCTCAAATGCTACATGTGGGAGAATCAACGGTACATCGGACTCGTCAAAAGTGTGTAGATGGTGGAGTTAAGTTTGCCTTGAGCGAGCAACCTCGTCCAGGCGGAAAACGTAAATTGGATGGACGCGCAGAAGCTTTTCTGATAGCAACGGCTTGTAGTGATGCGCCGACAGGACAGAAACGATGGACGATGCAGATGTTAGCAGATCGCCTCGTGGAACTACAGCTAGTGGACAGCATCTCAGACGAGACGGTACGACGAGTGTTAGAAAAAA ACGACATCAAGCCGTGGTTAAACCAACAGTGGTGCATTTCACAGGTGAATGCAGATTTTATCTGGCGGATGGAGGAGGTTTTAGACTTGTACGAGCAACCCTACAATCCATGTGAGCCGGTGGTTTGCTTTGATGAGCGCCCCGTGCAACTAGTGAGCGAAACCCGCACCCCACTTCCTCGAGAACCAGGAAAACCAAAGCGTTATGACTATGAGTACAAGCGTGAAGGCACGTGCAATCTATTTGCCTTTTTTCAACCGTTAGCACAGTGGCGACATATCAAAGTGACTGACCAACGCACTGCACAAGATTTTGCCTTGTGTATGCAGTATTTGGTGGATGTCTTATTCCCATTTGCACACCTAATTCATGTTGTGTTGGACAACTTGAACACCCATACGCCCGCTGCTTTGTATCAAACCTTTGACGCGGTTGAAGCTCGTCGTATTCTCGAGAAGTTACAGTTTCACTACACTCCAGTTCATGGCAGTTGGTTAAATATGGTCGAACTGGAACTATCGGTTTTATCTGGTCAATGTTTAGAGCGTCGCATTCCGTCCACTGAAGAACTGTCTAGAGAAGTCGCAGCATGGGAAGCATCTCGTAATCAGGCTCAAGCAAGCGTGAACTGGCGTTTCACTAACACTCAAGCACGAATCAAGCTAGAACGTTTGTATCCTCAACCAAGCCTGTCAGAATCTAGCCTGTCAAAATTGTAG
- a CDS encoding HAD family phosphatase, translating into MSLKAVLFDFNGVIINDEPIHQQLIAQLLIEENLRPVPGEFRQICLGRSDRVCLTELLTRGGRVVGESYLTQLMKRKAQAYQQQLEKLEKLPIYPGLENLIFQLRSADLKLAVVSGAMRSEIELVLNRANLAQYFTLTVAGDDITTSKPEPDGYLLAVERLNQHYPGLDLQPDECLAIEDTPAGIQAAKQAKIPVVGVANTYPFHMLQRQANWAIDYLSDLEVERVQQIYVQTEFQPTAMEC; encoded by the coding sequence ATGAGTTTGAAGGCAGTTTTATTTGATTTCAACGGTGTCATTATTAATGATGAGCCCATCCATCAGCAGCTAATCGCTCAGCTCCTAATTGAGGAAAATTTGCGCCCCGTGCCAGGGGAGTTCCGGCAAATTTGTTTAGGTAGAAGCGATCGCGTTTGTCTGACTGAGCTGCTTACTCGAGGAGGGCGAGTTGTAGGTGAGAGCTATTTAACCCAATTGATGAAGCGTAAGGCGCAAGCGTATCAGCAACAGCTAGAAAAACTGGAAAAGTTGCCAATCTACCCTGGCTTAGAAAACTTAATTTTTCAGCTACGCTCAGCCGATCTGAAATTAGCTGTAGTCAGTGGGGCAATGCGCTCTGAGATAGAATTAGTGTTAAATCGGGCAAACCTAGCACAATACTTTACGTTAACGGTTGCTGGAGATGACATTACTACCAGTAAACCAGAACCTGATGGTTATCTTTTAGCAGTAGAACGCCTCAACCAGCATTATCCTGGTTTAGACCTGCAGCCTGATGAATGTCTAGCGATTGAAGATACGCCAGCTGGGATTCAAGCAGCGAAGCAGGCTAAGATTCCGGTAGTTGGGGTGGCAAATACTTATCCCTTTCACATGCTCCAGCGACAAGCTAACTGGGCTATAGATTATCTTTCTGATCTAGAAGTAGAAAGGGTGCAGCAAATTTATGTGCAAACAGAATTTCAACCTACTGCTATGGAATGCTAA
- a CDS encoding class I SAM-dependent methyltransferase, whose amino-acid sequence MAVRQDTIWERFLSPIVRLFIDEEELRRYAQSIDWQKESDRFRRPEVKIPAYYSSQNFHGIEGGYLNSGAAVSYDPITQYVVLPNETLVRQGLIDRIRVKPRRILDLGCGTGSTTLMLKQAFPEAEVIGLDLSPYMLVRAEDKAKTAGLEIQWYHANAEKTGFADQSFDLVTASLLFHETPPSVSQSILGESFRLLKVGGEVAILDGNQKTLQNLDWLNNIFEEPYIRDYAAGSINAWMGKAGFEAVQTQELWLLNQVTSGVKPLKDGSDVRVQGSAEEAFLGKDWIPAPGY is encoded by the coding sequence ATGGCAGTTCGTCAAGACACAATTTGGGAACGTTTCTTATCACCGATTGTGCGGCTCTTCATCGATGAGGAGGAACTACGGCGTTACGCTCAAAGTATTGATTGGCAGAAAGAGAGCGATCGCTTCCGACGACCAGAGGTAAAAATTCCTGCTTACTACAGTAGTCAAAACTTCCACGGGATCGAAGGCGGGTATCTCAACTCCGGTGCAGCAGTTTCCTACGATCCCATTACCCAGTATGTCGTACTACCGAATGAAACATTGGTACGCCAAGGCTTGATTGACAGGATTCGAGTTAAGCCCAGACGAATTCTAGATTTAGGCTGCGGTACTGGTTCCACTACACTGATGCTAAAACAAGCGTTCCCTGAAGCAGAAGTGATTGGCTTAGACTTATCTCCCTACATGTTAGTGAGGGCTGAAGATAAAGCCAAAACAGCGGGATTAGAAATCCAGTGGTATCATGCCAATGCTGAAAAGACCGGGTTTGCCGATCAATCTTTTGACCTGGTTACAGCTTCCTTGCTATTTCACGAAACGCCACCTTCAGTTTCTCAGTCAATTCTAGGTGAAAGCTTCCGGCTACTTAAAGTTGGCGGCGAAGTGGCAATTTTGGATGGCAACCAAAAAACACTGCAAAATTTGGATTGGCTGAATAACATTTTTGAAGAGCCTTATATTCGTGACTATGCTGCTGGAAGTATAAATGCCTGGATGGGTAAAGCTGGTTTTGAGGCAGTGCAGACTCAAGAGTTATGGTTATTAAATCAAGTAACTTCCGGTGTTAAACCCTTAAAGGATGGATCGGATGTTAGGGTTCAGGGGTCAGCAGAAGAGGCTTTCCTGGGGAAAGACTGGATTCCGGCTCCTGGCTACTAA
- a CDS encoding glycosyltransferase family 2 protein has product MFFSVVVPTYNRKPILEKCLSALERQQLAKDSKVTGYEIVLVDDGSTDGTLEWLQENAAEVPHVRSLTQDHQGPAAARNLGVEQASGDTIIFIDSDLVVTENFLQAHADGLIQGQLAYGSDRVFTYGQVINTCNFDRPTAEPYKLTDFSAAYFATGNVAIARTWLEKAGLFDTRFQLYGWEDLELGVRLKQLGLKLIKCPAAVGYHWHPPFALEQIPNLIDKEIQRGRMGVLFYQKHPIWEVRMMIQMTLLHRLLWGILSLSGRLNERTLAPFLQWLINQGKPQLALEIARIFLNWYNVQGVYAAYAQMKEVGSQEP; this is encoded by the coding sequence GTGTTTTTTAGCGTTGTCGTTCCAACTTATAATCGCAAGCCAATACTAGAAAAGTGCTTGAGCGCGCTAGAAAGGCAGCAGCTAGCTAAAGACAGCAAAGTTACTGGCTATGAAATTGTTCTGGTAGATGATGGCTCGACAGATGGCACGTTGGAATGGTTACAGGAAAATGCAGCTGAGGTTCCCCATGTGCGATCGCTGACTCAAGATCACCAAGGACCCGCTGCTGCTCGAAATTTAGGAGTGGAGCAGGCGAGCGGTGACACGATCATTTTTATTGATAGCGACCTAGTTGTGACTGAGAATTTCCTGCAAGCACACGCTGATGGATTAATTCAAGGGCAACTAGCTTACGGTAGCGATCGCGTTTTTACCTATGGACAGGTGATTAACACCTGTAATTTTGATCGCCCAACTGCTGAACCGTACAAGCTAACAGATTTTTCAGCGGCTTATTTTGCTACCGGGAATGTGGCGATCGCTCGCACCTGGCTGGAAAAAGCTGGTCTATTTGATACCCGCTTTCAACTCTATGGCTGGGAAGACCTGGAATTAGGCGTGCGGCTCAAACAACTAGGCTTGAAACTGATTAAATGCCCAGCTGCTGTTGGTTATCACTGGCATCCACCTTTTGCTTTAGAGCAAATTCCCAACTTGATCGATAAAGAAATTCAACGCGGTCGCATGGGGGTATTGTTCTATCAAAAACATCCAATCTGGGAAGTGCGAATGATGATTCAAATGACTCTCCTGCACCGCCTCCTCTGGGGCATCCTTTCCCTGAGTGGACGCCTCAACGAACGCACCTTGGCTCCATTCTTGCAATGGCTAATTAATCAAGGTAAGCCCCAGCTAGCTCTGGAAATTGCCCGAATTTTCCTCAATTGGTACAACGTCCAGGGAGTTTATGCAGCGTATGCCCAGATGAAGGAAGTAGGGAGTCAAGAGCCGTAA
- a CDS encoding argininosuccinate synthase, translating into MGRANKVVLAYSGGVDTSVCIPYLKQEWGIQEVITLAADLGQGDELEPIRQKAIQSGASQSLVVDAKDSFVKDYAFPALQANTLYENRYPLSTALARPLIAKLLVEAAEQYGADAVAHGCTGKGNDQVRFDVSIAALNPNLKVLAPAREWGMSREETIAYGERFGIPAPVKKKSPYSIDRNLLGRSIEAGPLEDPWTEPLEEIYVMTKAIADTPDEPEYVEIGFEKGIPTSLKGEAIAPVQLLQQLNQLAGNHGVGRIDMLENRLVGIKSREIYEVPALWVLIQAHRDLESLTLTADVTHYKRGIEETFSQLIYNGLWYSPLKAALDAFIQQTQERVTGTVRVKLFKGNAAIVGRRSDKSLYTPDLATYGADDKFDHQAAEGFIYVWGLPTRIWSQQGRG; encoded by the coding sequence ATGGGTCGCGCCAACAAGGTTGTATTAGCATATTCTGGGGGAGTAGATACCTCTGTCTGCATTCCCTACTTGAAGCAGGAGTGGGGTATTCAAGAGGTAATTACGCTGGCAGCAGATTTAGGTCAGGGAGATGAACTAGAACCAATTCGACAAAAAGCTATTCAATCCGGCGCGAGTCAATCGCTGGTAGTGGATGCCAAAGACAGCTTTGTTAAAGATTACGCTTTTCCAGCACTTCAGGCAAACACTCTGTACGAAAACCGCTATCCCCTCTCTACTGCTTTAGCTCGGCCACTAATTGCCAAACTGTTAGTAGAAGCAGCTGAACAATACGGTGCTGATGCTGTCGCTCACGGTTGCACTGGCAAGGGTAATGACCAAGTTCGCTTTGATGTTTCCATTGCCGCTCTCAACCCTAATTTAAAAGTATTAGCTCCAGCGCGGGAGTGGGGCATGAGCCGCGAGGAAACGATCGCTTACGGTGAACGCTTTGGCATCCCCGCACCCGTGAAAAAGAAATCTCCTTACAGTATTGACCGTAACTTGCTCGGTCGCAGTATTGAGGCAGGACCGCTGGAAGATCCTTGGACAGAACCGTTGGAAGAAATTTATGTGATGACGAAGGCGATCGCTGACACCCCCGACGAGCCAGAGTATGTTGAAATTGGATTTGAAAAAGGCATTCCTACTTCCCTCAAGGGCGAAGCGATCGCCCCAGTCCAGTTGCTACAGCAACTCAACCAACTGGCTGGAAACCACGGAGTTGGACGCATCGATATGTTGGAAAACCGCTTGGTGGGGATCAAATCGCGAGAAATTTACGAAGTACCAGCTCTTTGGGTTTTAATCCAAGCCCATCGTGACCTCGAGAGTCTGACTTTAACGGCAGATGTTACCCACTATAAGCGGGGCATAGAAGAAACTTTCAGCCAATTAATCTACAACGGTCTCTGGTATAGCCCACTCAAAGCAGCATTGGATGCCTTTATTCAACAAACTCAAGAACGAGTGACTGGAACCGTGCGGGTCAAGCTGTTCAAAGGCAATGCAGCAATTGTAGGACGTCGTTCAGATAAATCCCTCTACACTCCTGACCTAGCTACCTATGGAGCGGATGATAAATTTGACCATCAGGCAGCCGAAGGCTTTATCTACGTTTGGGGTCTACCAACTCGCATCTGGTCCCAGCAAGGTAGAGGCTAA
- a CDS encoding DedA family protein has protein sequence MTLELISLETIQEIARQYGYGAVFLGIALENAGIPLPGETITLVGGFLAGSGELNYWFTLGSAIAGAVIGDNCGYWIGRTRGWPFLLRIGQLFRIPEAQIGEIKEQFSKNAAKAVFFGRFIALLRIFAGPLAGIAQMPYGQFFLCNLAGAALWASVMVTLAFFFGRIVALEQLVAWIAQFAVIALLLLTAWIVIPLWLEARQVKKVKSEE, from the coding sequence ATGACTCTTGAGCTGATATCACTGGAAACCATCCAGGAAATTGCCCGCCAATACGGCTATGGGGCAGTTTTTTTGGGGATTGCGTTGGAAAATGCTGGCATACCCCTACCGGGTGAGACAATTACGCTGGTTGGCGGTTTTTTAGCTGGAAGTGGAGAGCTTAATTACTGGTTTACCCTAGGCAGCGCGATCGCGGGTGCCGTAATCGGAGATAACTGCGGTTACTGGATTGGTAGAACAAGGGGTTGGCCCTTCTTGCTCCGGATAGGGCAACTCTTCCGGATTCCAGAAGCCCAAATAGGAGAAATTAAAGAGCAATTTAGTAAAAACGCCGCTAAGGCGGTATTTTTTGGTCGCTTTATCGCCTTGCTGCGAATATTTGCTGGACCGTTGGCTGGGATAGCCCAAATGCCCTACGGCCAATTCTTTTTATGCAATCTAGCTGGAGCAGCCCTTTGGGCATCAGTAATGGTGACATTGGCTTTCTTTTTCGGACGGATTGTGGCCTTAGAACAACTGGTAGCTTGGATAGCTCAATTTGCAGTTATAGCGTTATTGCTTTTAACTGCTTGGATTGTCATCCCCCTGTGGTTAGAGGCTCGACAAGTGAAGAAAGTAAAGAGTGAGGAGTGA
- a CDS encoding STAS domain-containing protein: MTITQECQLIVLQPEGRLDLHGSKILEQQLTGLVPQRQALWVIDLVKVDFMDSSGLVALVTGLKAARKFDCRLVLCNLQAPVQLILELTRLDSVFEIFESYDALLSTVNAPVLAA, encoded by the coding sequence ATGACTATTACACAAGAATGTCAGTTAATTGTGCTTCAGCCTGAGGGACGCTTAGACTTGCATGGCAGTAAAATCTTGGAGCAACAGCTGACTGGCTTAGTACCACAACGCCAAGCTCTCTGGGTCATTGATCTAGTAAAAGTCGATTTCATGGATAGTTCTGGTTTAGTCGCGTTAGTAACTGGACTGAAGGCAGCGCGTAAGTTTGACTGTCGTCTGGTACTTTGCAATCTGCAAGCTCCTGTCCAGTTAATCCTTGAACTAACCCGGCTAGACTCAGTATTTGAAATTTTTGAGAGCTATGATGCACTCCTGTCAACAGTTAACGCTCCTGTCTTAGCCGCCTGA
- the rpsF gene encoding 30S ribosomal protein S6: MQQVYETMYILRPELGEEQIEQAINKYQNLLREQGAEHIEIQHRGKRRLAYEINRHRDGIYVQMNYQGPGTMIAPLERSMRLSEEVIRYLTIKQEVTDAIPESSEPAEE, from the coding sequence ATGCAACAAGTTTACGAAACGATGTACATTTTGCGACCTGAGCTAGGAGAGGAACAGATAGAGCAGGCAATTAACAAATATCAAAACCTACTCCGGGAACAAGGCGCTGAACATATTGAAATTCAGCATCGTGGTAAACGTCGTCTCGCCTATGAAATTAATAGACATCGAGACGGTATTTATGTCCAGATGAACTACCAAGGTCCCGGAACGATGATAGCGCCTCTAGAAAGGTCAATGCGCTTGAGCGAAGAGGTAATTCGCTACTTGACAATTAAGCAAGAAGTTACTGACGCCATTCCTGAATCTTCAGAGCCCGCTGAGGAGTAA
- a CDS encoding DUF445 family protein yields MDWSNLSLYIAPPVLGAIIGYFTNDLAIKMLFRPYRAIYFAGRRLPFTPGLIPRNQERLAKRVSDTIMGSLLTPEELQNLTRRLLQPERVQAGIFWLLRLALEQIRQDQEQKTAKIISGMLRDLLGGSLPRLLKVLARREGFLEAQINQIFDQVLLDYQLSEEQATKLADWLLQVVLPPDALRQLIVDFLTDRTIQIIDEGFREKTSGTYWVVANLFGLRNSLTRLRTFCLDEKEASNERIAELIQSLKVRDRLKAWLKNLSLQNLPVSTVRQLRKTIREAIRSYLQTRGTDLLQGFSDSINWENVSVLLLNRLRNSAAMSTSLEFVSKELALILERYLERELETIVAQALPILAIDQVIVDRIKSTSSAELQAATEGIVKNELQAIVNLGGLLGFIVGLLQTILLLLR; encoded by the coding sequence TTGGATTGGTCTAACCTGTCGCTTTATATTGCTCCTCCCGTGTTGGGAGCGATTATTGGCTATTTCACAAACGATTTAGCCATCAAAATGTTGTTTCGCCCCTATCGGGCTATCTATTTCGCTGGACGACGGCTACCTTTCACTCCTGGCTTGATTCCTCGTAACCAGGAGCGCTTAGCCAAGCGAGTTTCTGACACGATCATGGGATCGCTACTGACACCAGAGGAATTACAAAACCTCACACGGCGGCTGTTGCAACCGGAGCGTGTCCAGGCAGGGATTTTCTGGCTTTTGCGGCTCGCCCTTGAGCAGATCCGACAAGATCAAGAACAGAAAACTGCCAAAATTATCTCGGGGATGCTCCGAGATTTGCTGGGAGGCTCTTTGCCGCGTCTACTGAAAGTGCTAGCTCGCCGTGAAGGCTTCCTAGAGGCTCAGATTAACCAAATCTTTGACCAGGTATTGCTGGATTACCAACTAAGTGAGGAGCAAGCCACTAAGCTTGCCGATTGGTTACTGCAAGTAGTACTACCGCCAGACGCACTCCGACAACTGATCGTTGATTTTCTAACCGATCGGACAATTCAGATTATCGATGAGGGCTTTCGCGAAAAAACGAGTGGCACTTACTGGGTGGTTGCTAATCTGTTTGGTCTACGCAATAGCTTAACTCGCCTCCGCACTTTTTGTTTGGATGAGAAAGAGGCATCGAATGAGCGGATAGCGGAGTTGATCCAATCTCTAAAAGTTCGCGATCGCCTGAAGGCATGGCTAAAAAATCTATCCTTACAAAATTTGCCTGTGTCAACAGTGCGGCAGTTGCGTAAGACAATCCGGGAAGCTATTCGCAGTTACCTACAAACCCGCGGCACAGATTTACTGCAGGGATTCAGTGACTCCATTAATTGGGAGAATGTCTCCGTTTTGCTGCTCAATCGCCTGCGCAATTCAGCTGCTATGAGTACTTCACTGGAGTTCGTGAGCAAAGAACTAGCGTTGATTTTAGAACGTTATCTAGAGCGAGAATTAGAAACAATTGTGGCTCAGGCACTTCCGATCTTGGCAATCGATCAGGTAATCGTTGATCGAATTAAATCAACCTCATCTGCTGAGCTGCAAGCGGCGACTGAGGGAATTGTGAAAAATGAATTGCAAGCGATCGTCAACCTAGGGGGCCTTTTAGGTTTTATAGTGGGTTTGTTGCAAACAATACTGCTGCTGCTGCGCTAA